The Nocardia sp. BMG111209 genome includes a window with the following:
- a CDS encoding DUF3089 domain-containing protein: MFVQRTTKPSRAGGTARGVRALTRLAGLAAALVLTGGLVAAGPASADDSGTVWLCRPGLSADPCGGGTGAPIDCFYVYPTVSAQPSANANLDIDPEQRAAATDQAAPFGGRCNIWAPIYRQSTAAGLLNSPGSRRAPALDVAYDSLETAWDDYLANHNHGRGVVLIGHSQGSMMLRALIRNRIDGTPQQRLLVSAIIPGADVLVAEGKTTGGDFASVPACTDGHQIGCVLAWSTFAGTPPADAKFGTSPAEPDVYGTRGHLPYGPGYEVLCTDPAAPGSTAETPLRAIVNGRTVSGYHGRCTTGASHVLVIDGAAEGVPATALPAVPAPSWGLHAYDLNIAQQDLVDLVAVQSGVWLDRHAGDH, translated from the coding sequence ATGTTTGTGCAGAGAACAACGAAACCCTCGCGTGCGGGTGGGACCGCTCGCGGTGTCCGCGCACTGACGAGACTTGCCGGCCTCGCCGCGGCACTGGTGCTCACCGGTGGGCTGGTGGCCGCGGGTCCGGCGTCCGCCGACGATTCCGGGACGGTCTGGTTGTGCCGGCCCGGCCTCTCCGCTGATCCGTGCGGCGGCGGCACCGGCGCGCCGATCGACTGCTTCTACGTCTATCCCACGGTGTCGGCGCAGCCCTCGGCGAATGCGAATCTGGACATCGATCCCGAGCAGCGGGCCGCGGCCACGGATCAGGCGGCACCCTTCGGCGGCCGGTGCAATATCTGGGCCCCGATCTATCGGCAGAGCACCGCCGCCGGGTTGCTGAACTCGCCCGGCTCCCGGCGCGCGCCCGCGCTGGATGTCGCCTACGACAGTCTCGAAACCGCCTGGGACGACTACCTGGCCAACCACAATCACGGTCGCGGCGTGGTGCTGATCGGGCATTCGCAGGGTTCGATGATGTTGCGCGCGTTGATCCGCAATCGCATCGACGGCACGCCACAGCAGCGACTGCTGGTGTCGGCGATCATCCCCGGCGCCGATGTGCTTGTCGCGGAGGGTAAGACGACCGGTGGTGATTTCGCGTCGGTGCCCGCGTGCACCGACGGTCACCAGATCGGTTGTGTGCTGGCCTGGTCGACGTTCGCGGGGACTCCGCCGGCGGACGCGAAATTCGGGACGTCGCCTGCCGAGCCGGATGTCTACGGCACTCGCGGACATCTTCCGTACGGACCCGGATACGAGGTGCTGTGCACCGATCCTGCCGCTCCGGGCTCCACCGCCGAGACGCCGTTGCGCGCGATCGTCAACGGGCGCACCGTCTCCGGATACCACGGCCGGTGCACCACCGGCGCTTCGCATGTGCTGGTCATCGACGGCGCCGCGGAGGGAGTACCGGCGACCGCGCTGCCGGCCGTCCCCGCGCCGAGCTGGGGGTTGCACGCGTACGACCTGAACATCGCGCAGCAGGATCTGGTGGATCTCGTTGCCGTGCAGAGCGGGGTCTGGCTCGATCGGCATGCCGGGGATCACTGA